From a region of the Corallococcus coralloides DSM 2259 genome:
- a CDS encoding iron chelate uptake ABC transporter family permease subunit: MSASALRLEGHERRLLLLGGLATFCVVVFMTVDAGGKWDFVLPFRARKVATVLLVGYAIAVSTVLFQTVVENRVLTPAIMGFDTLYLLLQTSLLFFLGSRTMASLDSRLLFTVEVAIMVAFSAVLHRWLFEGGRRSVHLLLLTGVVLGVLFRSLSSFLQRLIAPGEFDFLQDRFFASFNNPDPDLLIVSALMTVAASVLGFSLLRTCDVMNLGRDVAINLGVDHRRTVSRLLAVVAVLVSVSTALVGPVTFFGLLVANLAHGLVRSHRHAHVLPAAVFLAVIGLLGGQLVLERVFSFGANLRVIIEFLGGLMFITLLMRGVLR; the protein is encoded by the coding sequence GTGTCGGCTAGCGCGCTGCGGCTGGAAGGCCATGAGCGGCGGCTGCTCCTCTTGGGAGGCCTGGCCACCTTCTGCGTGGTGGTGTTCATGACCGTGGACGCGGGCGGCAAGTGGGACTTCGTGCTGCCGTTTCGCGCGCGCAAGGTCGCCACGGTGCTGCTGGTGGGCTACGCCATCGCCGTCTCCACGGTGCTGTTCCAGACCGTGGTGGAGAACCGCGTCCTGACGCCCGCCATCATGGGCTTCGACACGCTCTACCTGCTCCTGCAGACAAGCCTGCTCTTCTTCCTGGGCTCGCGCACCATGGCGAGCCTGGACAGCCGGCTGCTCTTCACGGTGGAGGTCGCCATCATGGTGGCCTTCTCCGCGGTGCTGCACCGCTGGCTGTTCGAGGGCGGCCGGAGGAGCGTCCACCTGCTCCTGCTCACGGGCGTGGTGCTGGGCGTGCTGTTCCGCAGCCTGTCCAGCTTCCTCCAGCGCCTCATCGCGCCGGGCGAGTTCGACTTCCTGCAGGACCGCTTCTTCGCCAGCTTCAACAACCCGGACCCGGACCTGCTCATCGTCTCCGCGCTGATGACGGTGGCCGCGTCCGTGCTGGGCTTCAGCCTGCTGCGCACCTGCGACGTGATGAACCTGGGGCGCGACGTGGCCATCAACCTGGGCGTGGACCACCGGCGCACGGTGTCGCGGCTCCTGGCGGTGGTGGCGGTGCTGGTGTCGGTGTCCACGGCGCTGGTGGGGCCGGTGACCTTCTTCGGGCTCCTGGTGGCGAACCTGGCGCACGGGCTGGTGCGCTCGCACCGGCACGCCCACGTGCTGCCGGCCGCCGTGTTCCTCGCGGTGATTGGCCTTCTGGGCGGTCAGCTCGTGCTGGAGCGCGTCTTCTCCTTTGGCGCCAACCTGCGCGTCATCATCGAGTTCCTGGGCGGCCTGATGTTCATCACCCTGCTCATGCGAGGCGTGCTGCGATGA
- a CDS encoding family 43 glycosylhydrolase, whose product MKPVRAVLLLSLLTTTFAGSAFAQDNSRTLLMQWLADPDVYKENDDLFFLTGTGNGVLIPLYESNDLTAFRFKRDYNPSAADPTYDYCFLWAPDLSKVGSSYQLHFSGHRVPNGAACPPAGQEVTTFVATAPDLNLVFGVPQPINANTTWPRTTTGTACLPQGCNRNIRIDSATFNDGADRWLFYVWFQNGNNISSFKLSAPGTVYNHAGPAVFATPAYEEGINEAPELFKRDGRYYMVFSGGWYNSQYAMYYVMADSIPELTRARAVRRQSLPLKNSAGRLVQSHGHNVIVERRGEYFNIFHQGAFDSAGNLTSRSTYKQRVAFKPDGAMTSLNQVSVRWNRLAGYSYSLDVVLKNGSVVGPCTSVVLLGQANKTVFDGVCRSAGDRVVTKGEIAAFRLFYSNNNVWGPSVEKAYDGISDDVSLELPGGVTPFVDLEWSEEETLAQYSIDVQRRDTGAWIGPCIGVGAVNKSLSWTYTGRCDTPGINVPFSNIQAFRMCSAVNGDWAHARCGAAAYDGRALHSRINIP is encoded by the coding sequence ATGAAGCCCGTCCGAGCCGTCCTGCTGTTGTCCCTCCTCACCACGACCTTCGCCGGGAGTGCTTTCGCGCAGGACAACTCGCGCACGCTGCTGATGCAGTGGCTGGCGGATCCGGACGTCTACAAGGAGAACGACGACCTGTTCTTCCTCACCGGCACGGGCAACGGGGTGCTGATTCCGCTGTATGAGTCCAACGACCTGACGGCGTTCCGCTTCAAGCGCGACTACAACCCGTCCGCGGCGGATCCGACCTACGACTACTGCTTCCTGTGGGCGCCGGACCTGAGCAAGGTGGGCAGCAGCTACCAGCTCCACTTCTCCGGACACCGGGTGCCCAATGGCGCGGCGTGTCCTCCGGCGGGCCAGGAGGTGACGACCTTCGTCGCCACGGCGCCGGACCTGAACCTGGTCTTCGGCGTGCCCCAGCCCATCAACGCCAACACCACCTGGCCGCGCACCACCACCGGCACGGCGTGCCTGCCGCAGGGGTGCAACCGGAACATCCGCATCGACTCGGCGACGTTCAACGACGGCGCGGACCGCTGGCTCTTCTATGTCTGGTTCCAGAACGGCAACAACATCTCGTCGTTCAAGCTGTCCGCGCCCGGCACCGTCTACAACCACGCGGGCCCGGCGGTGTTCGCGACGCCGGCCTACGAGGAGGGCATCAACGAGGCGCCGGAGCTCTTCAAGCGCGACGGGCGCTACTACATGGTCTTCAGCGGCGGTTGGTACAACAGCCAGTACGCCATGTACTACGTGATGGCGGACTCCATCCCGGAGCTCACGCGGGCGCGGGCGGTGCGGCGGCAGTCCCTGCCCTTGAAGAACTCCGCGGGCCGGCTGGTGCAGTCCCACGGCCACAACGTCATCGTCGAGCGGCGGGGCGAGTACTTCAACATCTTCCATCAGGGCGCCTTCGACAGCGCGGGCAACCTCACGTCGCGCAGCACGTACAAGCAGCGCGTCGCGTTCAAGCCGGACGGGGCGATGACGTCGCTCAACCAGGTGAGCGTGCGCTGGAACCGGCTCGCGGGGTACAGCTACTCGCTGGACGTCGTGCTGAAGAATGGCTCGGTGGTGGGGCCGTGCACGTCCGTGGTGCTGCTGGGGCAGGCCAACAAGACGGTGTTCGACGGCGTGTGCCGCAGCGCGGGGGACCGCGTGGTGACGAAGGGGGAGATCGCCGCGTTCCGCCTCTTCTATTCCAACAACAACGTCTGGGGGCCCTCCGTGGAGAAGGCCTATGACGGCATCTCCGACGACGTGTCCCTGGAGCTGCCCGGCGGCGTCACGCCCTTCGTGGACCTGGAGTGGAGCGAGGAGGAGACGCTGGCGCAGTACTCCATCGACGTGCAGCGGCGGGACACAGGCGCGTGGATTGGCCCCTGCATCGGCGTGGGCGCCGTGAACAAGAGCCTGTCCTGGACGTACACGGGGAGATGTGACACGCCGGGCATCAACGTGCCGTTCTCCAACATCCAGGCCTTCCGCATGTGCTCCGCGGTGAACGGCGACTGGGCCCACGCGCGCTGCGGCGCCGCCGCGTATGACGGCCGTGCCCTGCACTCGCGCATCAACATCCCCTAG
- a CDS encoding ABC transporter permease gives MSTRSPDSPPLPETGFVSRAPSVAARDVRPRTEPLPATGTKGGPLPLLGVAVLGVLVLAGVSLLIGVSHVSWEALLSPAEHQRAVQVLVISRVPRTLALVLAGMSLAVAGLIMQMLARNRFVEPFTAGTAESASLGLLAVTLLAPGLPILARTAVAAGFAMAGTALFLFILRRIPLRSALVVPVVGLVLGAIFDAATTFFAYRFSLLQSLMAWTTGDFSSVLRGRYELLWGAFVLTVIAYVVADRFTVAGMGEAFTTNLGLSHPRIMALGLAIVAMVTAVVVATVGMIPFIGLVVPNVVSLIVGDNARRSIPWVAVMGAGFVLLCDIVGRVVRQPYEIPVGTVAGVVGSLLFLHLLLRRDDRVG, from the coding sequence ATGTCTACGCGAAGCCCCGACAGCCCCCCGCTCCCTGAGACAGGCTTCGTCTCGCGCGCGCCGTCCGTGGCCGCCCGCGACGTCCGCCCACGCACCGAGCCACTGCCCGCGACCGGCACGAAGGGCGGCCCCCTGCCGCTGCTCGGCGTGGCGGTGCTCGGGGTGCTGGTGCTCGCGGGCGTGAGCCTGCTGATTGGCGTGAGCCACGTGTCGTGGGAGGCGCTGCTTTCGCCAGCGGAGCACCAGCGCGCCGTGCAGGTGCTGGTCATCAGCCGCGTGCCGCGCACGCTGGCCCTGGTGCTGGCGGGCATGTCCCTGGCCGTCGCGGGCCTCATCATGCAGATGCTCGCGCGCAACCGCTTCGTGGAGCCCTTCACGGCGGGCACGGCGGAGTCCGCGAGCCTGGGCCTGCTCGCCGTGACGCTGCTCGCCCCCGGCCTCCCCATCCTCGCCAGGACGGCGGTCGCCGCCGGCTTCGCCATGGCGGGCACGGCGCTGTTCCTGTTCATCCTCCGGCGGATTCCGCTTCGCTCGGCGCTCGTCGTGCCCGTGGTGGGCCTGGTGCTGGGCGCCATCTTCGACGCGGCGACGACGTTCTTCGCCTACCGCTTCTCCCTGCTGCAGTCGCTGATGGCCTGGACCACGGGCGACTTCTCCAGCGTGCTGCGCGGCCGGTACGAGCTGCTCTGGGGCGCGTTCGTGCTGACCGTCATCGCCTACGTCGTCGCGGACCGCTTCACCGTCGCCGGCATGGGCGAGGCCTTCACCACCAACCTGGGCCTGAGCCACCCGCGCATCATGGCGCTGGGGCTGGCCATCGTCGCAATGGTCACCGCGGTGGTGGTGGCCACCGTGGGGATGATTCCCTTCATCGGGCTCGTGGTGCCCAACGTCGTCAGCCTCATCGTGGGTGACAACGCGCGCCGCTCCATCCCGTGGGTGGCGGTGATGGGCGCGGGCTTCGTGCTCCTGTGCGACATCGTGGGGCGGGTGGTGCGCCAGCCCTATGAGATTCCCGTGGGCACCGTGGCGGGCGTGGTGGGCAGCCTCCTGTTCCTCCACCTGCTCCTGCGGAGGGACGACCGTGTCGGCTAG
- a CDS encoding LysR family transcriptional regulator codes for MPEWSDLRHFLAIAREGNLSAAARRLKVDQTTVGRRLAVLEKELGARLFDRTPTGLRPTAVALRILPAAEAVEAEALRVERLASGEDLRPSGPVTVTATDSFLVHNVMPWLAAFQERHPEIELQLLSGYEALSLVRREADVAIRLVRPQEASLRARKVAAIGVVPFASKAYLSRRGPVRFDTGLQGHSVVGYAQDSRRWPESKWLDVHAAKATVALRLTSILGLLQAAREGLGVALLPAFFGHLHPELVPLRDALPELERTVWLVFHEDLAHNVRVRAVVDFLAETIGKQVEALAKPPARSRKKRAW; via the coding sequence ATGCCCGAATGGAGCGACCTGCGGCACTTCCTGGCCATCGCGAGGGAGGGGAACCTCTCCGCGGCGGCGCGGCGGTTAAAGGTGGACCAGACCACGGTGGGCCGGCGCCTGGCCGTGCTGGAGAAGGAGCTGGGGGCACGGCTCTTCGACCGGACGCCCACGGGCCTGCGGCCCACGGCGGTGGCGCTGCGCATCCTTCCGGCCGCGGAGGCGGTGGAGGCAGAGGCGCTGCGGGTGGAGCGGCTCGCCAGCGGCGAGGACCTGCGTCCCTCCGGGCCGGTGACGGTCACCGCGACGGACTCCTTCCTGGTCCACAACGTGATGCCGTGGCTGGCCGCGTTCCAGGAGCGCCATCCGGAAATCGAGTTGCAGCTGCTCTCCGGCTACGAAGCGCTCTCGCTGGTGCGCCGTGAGGCGGACGTGGCCATCCGGCTGGTCCGGCCCCAGGAGGCGTCGCTGCGGGCGCGGAAGGTGGCTGCCATCGGGGTCGTGCCGTTCGCGTCGAAGGCCTATCTCTCCCGCCGGGGGCCGGTGCGCTTCGACACGGGGCTCCAGGGGCACTCGGTGGTGGGGTACGCGCAGGACTCGCGGCGCTGGCCGGAGTCGAAGTGGCTGGACGTGCACGCGGCGAAGGCCACCGTGGCGCTGCGGCTGACGTCCATCCTGGGGCTGCTCCAGGCCGCGCGCGAGGGCCTGGGCGTGGCGCTCCTGCCGGCGTTCTTCGGCCACCTGCATCCGGAGCTGGTGCCCCTGCGTGACGCCCTGCCGGAGCTGGAGCGGACGGTGTGGCTGGTGTTCCACGAGGACCTGGCCCACAACGTCCGGGTGCGCGCGGTGGTGGACTTCCTGGCGGAGACCATCGGGAAGCAGGTGGAGGCGCTCGCGAAGCCTCCGGCCAGGTCCCGGAAGAAGCGCGCGTGGTGA
- a CDS encoding SHOCT domain-containing protein — translation MFDAIRSDPALLVLLIVVVGGLGVAFGPKGGLLGLLGAGLDRTELKNGRAGEATVLEVRDTAIRIDKRPVLQLLLEVHIPGRAPYQARVSKRLPPHSSTATWGPGLRVQVMVDPMQPQRVVITGFAMAAPASPPSPPADPVRAMEDLKRMADGGLITEREYEEKKAEILGRL, via the coding sequence ATGTTCGACGCCATTCGCTCCGACCCCGCGCTCCTCGTCCTCCTCATCGTCGTGGTGGGAGGGCTGGGCGTGGCGTTCGGACCGAAGGGGGGGCTGCTGGGGCTGTTGGGCGCCGGGCTGGATCGCACGGAGTTGAAGAACGGAAGGGCCGGCGAGGCCACGGTGCTGGAGGTGCGGGACACCGCGATCCGCATCGACAAGCGCCCCGTCCTCCAGCTGCTCCTGGAGGTTCACATCCCCGGCCGTGCTCCCTATCAGGCGCGGGTGAGCAAGCGGCTGCCGCCGCATTCGAGCACGGCCACCTGGGGGCCGGGGCTTCGGGTCCAGGTGATGGTGGACCCGATGCAGCCCCAGCGCGTCGTCATCACCGGCTTCGCGATGGCCGCCCCGGCCAGCCCGCCATCGCCCCCGGCGGATCCGGTCCGGGCGATGGAGGACCTGAAGCGCATGGCCGACGGCGGCCTCATCACCGAGCGCGAGTACGAGGAGAAGAAGGCGGAGATCCTCGGTCGCTTGTAG
- a CDS encoding nuclear transport factor 2 family protein, with amino-acid sequence MREKNLEYMLDWIAVQELVAEYGQAIDHGKDTGDWTRWERVFAPEVTSDYSRFMGVPPSTAPRAVLAQFGNKALECFTRVQHSTANTVRTEFTNPTHATVHAYAEVSHFFTMDGFPQEWTLVGRYTHEVVKTAAEGWRIQKVTLDPIHHRGNLLGLEFARGKRLGTP; translated from the coding sequence ATGCGCGAGAAGAACCTGGAGTACATGCTGGATTGGATTGCCGTGCAGGAGCTGGTCGCCGAGTACGGGCAGGCCATCGACCATGGCAAGGACACGGGCGACTGGACCCGGTGGGAGCGGGTCTTCGCCCCGGAGGTGACGTCGGACTACTCCCGCTTCATGGGCGTGCCTCCCTCCACCGCGCCGCGCGCCGTGCTGGCGCAGTTCGGCAACAAGGCGCTGGAGTGTTTCACCCGCGTGCAGCACTCCACCGCCAACACGGTGCGCACGGAGTTCACCAACCCCACGCACGCCACGGTGCACGCCTACGCGGAGGTGTCCCACTTCTTCACCATGGACGGTTTTCCCCAGGAGTGGACCCTGGTGGGACGCTACACGCATGAGGTGGTGAAGACCGCCGCGGAGGGCTGGCGCATCCAGAAGGTCACGCTGGATCCCATCCACCACCGGGGCAACCTGCTGGGCCTGGAGTTCGCCCGCGGCAAGCGGCTCGGAACGCCGTGA
- a CDS encoding ABC transporter ATP-binding protein encodes MIEARNVSRRYGDTVVVDDVTLQFPETGVTSIIGPNGAGKSTLLSMVSRLLPLSSGTVLVDGMDVVRTPGDALARRLAILRQDNAVTSRLTVRDLVTFGRYPHSKGRPTVEDRAFVEGALHHLGLEPLAHRFLDELSGGQRQRAFVAMVLCQDTHYVLLDEPLNSLDMKHAVAMMKELRRAADTLGKCVVLVLHDLNYASCYSDHVIAMRAGKVAFQGTPEALMRPAVLRDIYDMDIDIHVLDGKRIAVHYR; translated from the coding sequence ATGATCGAAGCCCGGAACGTGTCCCGCCGCTACGGAGACACCGTGGTGGTGGACGACGTCACGCTCCAGTTCCCGGAGACGGGCGTGACGTCCATCATCGGGCCCAACGGCGCCGGCAAGTCCACCCTGCTGTCCATGGTGAGCCGCCTGTTGCCGCTGTCCTCCGGCACGGTGCTGGTGGACGGCATGGACGTGGTCCGCACGCCCGGCGACGCGCTGGCGCGCAGGCTGGCCATCCTGCGGCAGGACAACGCCGTCACCTCGCGGCTCACCGTGCGCGACCTGGTGACGTTCGGCCGCTACCCGCACTCCAAGGGCCGCCCCACGGTGGAGGACCGCGCCTTCGTGGAGGGGGCGCTCCACCACCTGGGCCTGGAGCCGCTCGCGCACCGCTTCCTGGACGAGCTGTCCGGAGGCCAGCGCCAGCGCGCCTTCGTGGCCATGGTGCTGTGTCAGGACACGCACTACGTGCTCCTGGACGAGCCCCTCAACAGCCTGGACATGAAACACGCCGTGGCCATGATGAAGGAGCTGCGGCGCGCGGCGGACACGCTGGGCAAGTGCGTGGTGCTGGTGCTGCACGACCTCAACTACGCCTCCTGCTACTCCGACCACGTCATCGCCATGCGCGCCGGGAAGGTCGCCTTCCAGGGGACACCGGAGGCGCTCATGCGGCCCGCCGTCCTTCGTGACATCTACGACATGGACATCGACATCCATGTCCTTGATGGGAAGCGCATCGCGGTCCACTACCGCTGA
- a CDS encoding FAD-dependent oxidoreductase, whose product MQSTDLHPPGFKRAVVIGGGVAGLLSARVLSEHFEQVTLLERDSLPKGPEARKGVPQARHVHALLEAGREALEQLFPGLVQELCAEGAEPGDMGRDSAWFHAGAWKARFVSDIRTVLCTRAFLEWKVRGRVATLPGVTLRPECSVKALLADPSRTRVTGVLLEGPGGEEALEAELVVDASGRGSKGSRWLEELGYGRPDVEQVEIDLAYTSCFFERPSSLPDWKVLVVYPRAPEGWRTGVISCVEGGRWLVSLGGYFGHHAPTDAEGFLAFAGSLARPELHDALRGARPLSAPVTHRIPSSRWLHYERMARWPEGFILLGDAVCALNPIYAQGLTVISKGTDLLARMLSAQARATPATRQGFARRFQRELARVLAMPWWMSTTMDLQYPQARGRRPPGLGLVQRGFTLMLDLTSRNANACRRFYEVMHMRHGLGGLLTPSLMASFIAYSIQSLFVPLERRANVTVCPPAPGGGHDTG is encoded by the coding sequence TTGCAATCCACCGACCTCCATCCTCCGGGATTCAAGCGGGCCGTTGTCATTGGCGGAGGCGTCGCGGGGCTGCTGAGCGCGCGGGTGCTTTCGGAGCACTTCGAGCAGGTGACCCTGCTGGAGAGGGATTCGCTCCCCAAAGGGCCCGAGGCCCGCAAGGGAGTGCCCCAGGCCCGGCATGTCCACGCATTGTTGGAGGCGGGGCGCGAGGCATTGGAGCAACTCTTTCCCGGCCTGGTCCAGGAGCTGTGCGCGGAAGGGGCCGAGCCGGGTGACATGGGCCGTGACTCCGCCTGGTTTCACGCCGGTGCCTGGAAGGCGCGCTTCGTCAGCGACATCCGGACGGTGCTCTGCACTCGCGCCTTCCTGGAGTGGAAGGTGCGCGGCCGGGTGGCCACGTTGCCGGGGGTGACGCTGCGTCCGGAGTGCTCCGTGAAGGCCTTGCTCGCGGACCCGTCCCGCACCCGTGTCACCGGTGTCTTGCTGGAAGGTCCCGGTGGCGAGGAGGCGCTGGAGGCGGAGCTGGTGGTGGATGCGAGCGGGCGCGGTTCGAAGGGCAGCCGCTGGCTGGAGGAGCTGGGCTACGGCCGGCCCGACGTGGAGCAGGTCGAGATCGATCTGGCCTACACGAGCTGCTTCTTCGAGCGGCCCTCCTCCCTGCCGGACTGGAAGGTGCTCGTCGTCTATCCGCGCGCCCCGGAGGGCTGGAGGACGGGCGTCATCTCCTGCGTGGAGGGCGGCCGGTGGCTGGTCAGTCTGGGAGGGTACTTCGGACATCACGCGCCCACGGACGCGGAGGGGTTCCTGGCGTTCGCCGGCTCGTTGGCCCGGCCCGAGCTCCACGACGCCCTTCGCGGCGCCCGGCCCCTGTCGGCGCCCGTGACACACCGGATTCCGTCGAGCCGGTGGCTGCATTACGAGCGGATGGCGCGGTGGCCCGAGGGCTTCATCCTCCTGGGGGACGCCGTGTGCGCCCTGAACCCCATCTACGCGCAGGGCCTCACGGTCATCAGCAAGGGGACGGACCTCCTGGCCCGGATGCTCTCCGCCCAGGCCCGGGCCACGCCCGCCACGCGTCAGGGATTCGCCCGGCGCTTCCAGCGCGAGCTCGCGCGGGTGCTGGCCATGCCCTGGTGGATGTCCACCACGATGGATCTCCAGTATCCCCAGGCCCGGGGGCGCCGCCCTCCTGGCCTGGGACTGGTGCAGCGGGGCTTCACCCTGATGCTGGACCTGACGTCCCGGAACGCCAATGCCTGCCGCCGGTTCTACGAGGTCATGCACATGCGGCACGGCCTGGGGGGACTGCTGACGCCCTCCCTGATGGCCTCCTTCATCGCCTACTCAATCCAGAGCCTGTTCGTCCCCCTGGAGCGCCGTGCCAATGTGACAGTCTGTCCGCCGGCTCCAGGTGGGGGACATGACACGGGCTGA
- a CDS encoding siderophore ABC transporter substrate-binding protein, whose product MSTSPRRFPPLLAALIGVAVIALAVFFGWGPRAPAPAPVPSEGAAPAAAAAPAPGAGRTIAHAQGSTVVAPNPRKVVVFDLAALDTLDALGVDVQGVAGEYFPGQLAKYADAKKYPRYGTLFEPDYEALHAARPDLVITGGRSSARYTKLAAMVPTIDQTTDDAHFLDTVVGNTQRLATVFGKEEQARTLVESLHQSIATLKGTTASRGKGLIVLTSGGRMSAYGPGSRFGVLHDTFGIPPAAPSLKASLHGEAVGSEFILETNPDWLFVIDRDAAIGEGGGAQRLLDNELVHQTTAWKQGQVVYLEPANTYLIGGGIQSLRRLMEQISDVYAKPRQPPAP is encoded by the coding sequence GTGAGCACCTCTCCCCGGCGGTTCCCTCCCCTCCTCGCGGCCCTCATCGGGGTCGCGGTCATCGCGCTCGCGGTCTTCTTCGGGTGGGGCCCTCGGGCTCCGGCCCCGGCTCCCGTGCCCTCGGAAGGCGCGGCACCGGCTGCCGCGGCGGCCCCTGCTCCGGGAGCGGGCCGGACCATTGCCCACGCACAGGGCAGCACCGTCGTGGCCCCGAACCCGCGGAAGGTCGTGGTGTTCGACCTGGCGGCGCTGGACACGCTGGACGCGCTGGGGGTGGACGTGCAGGGCGTGGCGGGTGAGTACTTCCCCGGCCAGCTGGCGAAGTACGCGGACGCGAAGAAGTACCCGCGCTACGGGACGCTCTTCGAGCCCGACTACGAGGCCCTGCACGCCGCCCGGCCCGACCTGGTCATCACCGGCGGCCGCTCCAGCGCCCGGTACACGAAGCTCGCCGCCATGGTGCCCACCATCGACCAGACCACGGACGACGCGCACTTCCTGGACACCGTGGTGGGCAACACGCAGCGGCTGGCGACCGTCTTCGGCAAGGAGGAGCAGGCGCGCACCCTGGTGGAGTCGCTGCACCAGTCCATCGCGACGCTGAAGGGGACCACCGCCAGCCGGGGCAAGGGGCTCATCGTGCTGACGTCCGGAGGGCGGATGAGCGCGTATGGCCCGGGCTCGCGCTTCGGCGTGCTGCACGACACCTTTGGCATCCCGCCCGCGGCCCCGTCGCTCAAGGCGTCACTGCACGGAGAGGCCGTGGGCTCGGAGTTCATCCTGGAGACCAACCCGGACTGGCTGTTCGTCATCGACCGGGACGCGGCCATTGGCGAGGGCGGCGGCGCGCAGCGGCTCCTGGACAACGAGCTGGTGCACCAGACGACGGCCTGGAAGCAGGGACAGGTCGTGTACCTGGAGCCGGCGAACACCTACCTCATCGGCGGCGGCATCCAGTCCCTGCGGCGCCTGATGGAGCAGATCTCCGATGTCTACGCGAAGCCCCGACAGCCCCCCGCTCCCTGA
- a CDS encoding acyl-CoA dehydrogenase family protein produces MSDADCLAEAERIQQLLAEHAARHDRETSLPDEGFEAMAQSPLNTALLEGVSWLAFGRIVSILSRGSASFGTLWLMHQGSGLAFLALPEPALVASFNDRFRQGAWFGNALSEPTSGNMFLMPHQEARRAEGGWRLSGAKRFVSGSERAGYLLTNAVCDGQPAFFLIDKDDSIRVEDVWDTLGMRATRSQLLHFQDTLLPESRRLRLDPSQPNPIALGLPWISIGIAEAALAFAISYARERKLPPENRAIAEMQWVRFSVAEMSLRLEAARALAMRAAIATDQREPDFPVLQMQAKVVANEAAVAITTAAMELAGGSGYMRSHPIERYLRDAMSGPLMAWSPAVIRDFLGKALLGLPQEEAEAGGSREHRATTG; encoded by the coding sequence ATGAGCGATGCAGACTGCCTTGCCGAAGCCGAGCGGATCCAGCAGCTGCTGGCCGAGCATGCCGCGCGGCATGACCGGGAGACCTCCCTGCCTGACGAGGGCTTCGAGGCCATGGCCCAATCCCCGCTGAATACCGCGCTGCTGGAGGGGGTCTCCTGGCTGGCCTTCGGGCGCATCGTCAGCATCCTGAGCCGGGGCAGCGCCTCCTTCGGGACGCTCTGGCTGATGCACCAGGGCTCGGGGCTCGCCTTCCTGGCGCTGCCGGAGCCCGCGCTGGTGGCCTCATTCAACGACAGGTTCCGCCAGGGAGCCTGGTTCGGCAACGCCCTGTCCGAGCCCACCAGCGGCAACATGTTCCTCATGCCTCACCAGGAGGCCCGCCGCGCCGAGGGCGGCTGGCGCCTGTCCGGGGCCAAGCGCTTCGTGTCGGGCAGCGAGCGGGCTGGCTACCTGCTCACCAATGCCGTGTGTGATGGCCAGCCCGCCTTCTTCCTCATCGACAAGGACGACTCCATCCGGGTGGAGGATGTCTGGGACACCCTGGGGATGCGGGCCACGCGCAGCCAGCTCCTGCACTTCCAGGACACGCTGCTGCCGGAGTCCCGGCGGCTGCGGCTGGATCCCTCCCAGCCCAACCCCATCGCCCTGGGGCTGCCGTGGATCTCCATCGGCATCGCCGAGGCGGCGCTGGCCTTCGCCATCTCCTACGCCAGGGAGCGCAAGCTGCCTCCGGAGAACCGGGCGATCGCGGAGATGCAGTGGGTGCGGTTCTCGGTGGCGGAGATGAGCCTGCGGCTGGAGGCGGCGCGGGCGCTGGCCATGCGCGCGGCCATCGCCACGGATCAGCGCGAGCCGGACTTCCCCGTGCTGCAGATGCAGGCCAAGGTCGTGGCCAATGAAGCCGCCGTGGCCATCACTACCGCGGCCATGGAGCTCGCCGGAGGCTCGGGCTACATGCGGAGCCACCCCATCGAGCGCTACCTGCGCGATGCCATGAGCGGCCCGCTGATGGCCTGGTCTCCAGCGGTGATCCGCGACTTCCTCGGCAAGGCCCTGCTGGGGCTTCCTCAAGAGGAAGCGGAAGCCGGAGGCAGCCGAGAACACCGCGCCACCACCGGCTGA
- a CDS encoding DUF4437 domain-containing protein encodes MKTLPKLVAAAVVVSAFTFAAARGKESAAFQQTAYDKLTWTEMMPGGPSVHVLWGDMKKGPYALLMKFPAGFDSGPHTHSAGYHGVLVKGRMTNTSEGAAEAGAVEAGSTWDQPGKVVHRNQCSPDAECVMLIAQDKPFDFAPAKAK; translated from the coding sequence GTGAAGACCCTGCCCAAGCTCGTCGCCGCCGCCGTCGTCGTCTCCGCGTTCACCTTCGCCGCCGCCAGGGGCAAGGAGTCCGCCGCGTTCCAGCAGACCGCCTACGACAAGCTCACCTGGACGGAGATGATGCCCGGCGGCCCGTCCGTGCACGTGCTCTGGGGCGACATGAAGAAGGGCCCGTACGCCCTGCTGATGAAGTTCCCCGCCGGGTTCGACTCCGGGCCGCACACCCACTCCGCCGGCTACCACGGCGTGCTGGTGAAGGGCCGCATGACGAACACCAGCGAGGGCGCCGCCGAAGCGGGCGCCGTGGAGGCTGGCAGCACCTGGGACCAGCCCGGCAAGGTGGTGCACCGCAACCAGTGCTCGCCGGACGCCGAGTGCGTGATGCTCATCGCTCAGGACAAGCCCTTCGACTTCGCGCCCGCCAAGGCGAAGTGA